Genomic segment of Streptomyces alboniger:
CCCCTGCGGCGGGCCGGTCGGAGGCTTACGGCTCGACGAGGTTGCGGCGAATGCCGTTCTCCAGGCGTTCCGCCACCTCCTCCCCCCGCTCGGGAGGCCAGGTCAGCAGCCCGCTTCCGGAGGCGCGGCCCCGGTGCCCGGCGTCGAGCGGCTTGTCGAGCGCGGGAAAGGTGACCGCGGCCGACAGGTGGGGCGCCAGACTGACGAGGATGTCCCTTGTCAGGTCAAGGCCGATGAAGTCCGCGTTCTCCATGGGGCCCACGGACGACCAGCGCAGCCCCAGGCTCGCCCGCATGACCGTGTCGATCGTCACCGGGTCGCACACGTCCTGCTCCAGCAGATGCAGTGCCTCCCGCACCAGCGCGAACTGGAGCCGGTTGCCGATGAATCCCGGGACATCGCGGTGCAGGCGCACCGTCGTCCTGCCCATCCCGGTCAGCAGGTCGCACGCCTCCTGCACGAACCGTCGGTCCGTTTCCGCGCCCGGGGCGACCTCGACCAGCGGCATGACATAGGGAGGGTTCCACCAGTGCACTCCCACCAGCCGTTGCGGGTGCCGCATGCCCTTGCCCACTTCGGTGAGCGAGAGCACCGAGGTGTTCGACCACACCGGCGTCA
This window contains:
- a CDS encoding 3-hydroxyacyl-CoA dehydrogenase family protein is translated as MTRFGIIGGGLMGHGIAVALAQAGHHVAVFDADPATLASLDERIARALERCAMPPAGAGPVTARITAAKTLSDMVVGVDAVLEAVPERLDVKQQVLDALEAKIPAVTPVWSNTSVLSLTEVGKGMRHPQRLVGVHWWNPPYVMPLVEVAPGAETDRRFVQEACDLLTGMGRTTVRLHRDVPGFIGNRLQFALVREALHLLEQDVCDPVTIDTVMRASLGLRWSSVGPMENADFIGLDLTRDILVSLAPHLSAAVTFPALDKPLDAGHRGRASGSGLLTWPPERGEEVAERLENGIRRNLVEP